The sequence below is a genomic window from Acetivibrio clariflavus DSM 19732.
TTAAAAGTGTACTCTTTCCCGACATATTTGAGCCGGTAATAAGCAGTACCTTAACCGGAGAACTAAAATTCAAATGGTTACATACTCTGTTGGACGTTATAAGAGGATGTCCAATATTTAAAGCCTCAAATTTGCTTATTTCATCTTCATTTATCTCCGGCATAACCCAATCGGGATTGTCATGCCTTATTATTGCTAGACTGGATAGTGCTTCAACTTCACCTACCCCCTCAAGCCATGCCTCCAGATATTTTCCTGAAGCAGCCTTCCATTTTTCAAGAATTATCATATTGCGATAATCCCAAAGGGTAAGAAGATTAAAAATCAAATATAAGGGAACATGCCTGCTGGAAATGGAATCAATTATTTTTGCCAAACCATTGATTTGCTCATAAGCAGGCTTTCCTGTTTTTCCTGCCATTCTGCTTTGAATTTCCTTAAGTAAATCTGATTGAAAATTTTTATTTTCAAAAATTTTTATCATGTTTCTATAAACGCCAATATCCTTGCTGAACCGATCCGATATTTTAAAAATCTCATTTCTTTCTCTATTTTTATACTTCAACATAAAATATTGAATTAGTACTAAAAACGCCGGAACATAGTAAGGTACTACTTCAGTATTAAAAGCTAATATCAGAGATGGTATAGTAATAACAGGAAGCAATTTGACAACTATGACAAGCCAAGGCTTTTCATAAAACTCATACTGTTCCTTTGCCCAATTAATAAGATTTTGCGGATCACTAATTTTTTCAGACACAACCAGGCTTTCAGCCAGGAACTTCTGCCTCCAGCCAGGATTCGCAGCCAGTTCCTTAACCGCCTCCTGTCTCTTTTTTATTAGTTCGGGTTCCTTACTGTATCCCAATAATAATTTGCTCAATGCCTTCCTGCCCAAAAAGGTATTGGCGACATTAATCCACTGAAACAGGGACCTGTCCCCAAAAATATCAAGGTCATAAGCATATTTATGATTTTCGTCGAGAAAATCCTTTCCACTGTCCTGAAAACACTCCCATTCTCCGTTTAAGCGTTTTAAAGAATCCTCATTTATTTTTACAAATATGGATGAGTACAGTCTGGCTTTAAACAATTTATCGTGCTCATTCATCAAATAGGCAAAAGTGACCAAAAACGCTATAATAATTGCAGCCATTATAAAATAGTACCTGATGATAAACAAAAATACCGTTAATGCAATCCCCGTGATAAATACTGCTAATCTCAAATTGCTGACAACATCAATTGCCTTTGAATATTTTTCATATAAAAGAGAATATTTTTTTCTTCTTCTTTCGTACTTCTCTTTTGCAACCATTAACTCATCCCCTTAATTTCCCTGTTTTATCCCGTGTATTAAGCCATAAATATAGAAAATCGCTAATATTATTCTTTTATATTCTTGGTATAAATTATAATAACACAATAAAACCCTATTACATACACAAAAAACTAAAATAAATATATTGTTTTTTACAGTTTAATATTACTCATATTTTGAAAGTAAACCCTTATTTGTATAATGAAACATACTTAAAATTCATTTTATGCAAATCTGTCAATACAGATTCATACTTATACAATTCAGGCTTAAACCTTCAACACAAGAGTTTTGGCGCACTTAACCATAGTTTAAATAAAAATATATATTCTTTTGGCCTTAAACACTTGAAGTATAAAGATATTTGGTAGTATAATATAGTTTAAGGTTAAACTTGTTTTTCCTGAGATTATTTAATAAAAATTCAATACTGTAAGTTAAATTTTAGAAAAAGTAATCATTTCAGCTAACACACTATAGTTCCTGCTTTCGATAAAGCATTTTTTTGAAGAACAGTTTGTTAAAAAATAAACTATCTGTATAAGATTAAGCAATCCTTTTAGAACAACAAGTATATTTACAAATTTTAAAAAATAAATAGGAGGAATTTATCTTGTTTAAATTACAAACGCTCAATAAAATTTCACCTGTAGGTTTGGAAGTATTTGATAAGGCAAAATATGAAATATCTACAGAGTTGAATGATCCAGATGCAATAATTGTTAGAAGTGCCAATATGCACGATATGGAATTTTCCAGCAATCTTAAAGCAATAGCAAGAGCCGGGGCAGGAGTTAACAATATCCCCATAGAAAAATGTACAGAAAAAGGGATTGTCGTTTTTAATACCCCTGGTGCTAATGCAAATGCAGTTAAGGAACTCGTTATTGCCGGTCTTTTGATTTCATCAAGAAAAGTCATCAATGGAATACAATGGGCTCAATCCCTTAAAGGTAACGGCAGTGAAGTTGAAAAAATGGTTGAAAAGGGAAAATCACAGTTTGAAGGCCCTGAAATTAAAGGTAAAAGATTGGGAGTTATAGGCTTAGGTGCTATAGGGGTTATGGTTGCAAATGATGCTCTTGCTCTCGGTATGGATGTTATCGGATTTGACCCATATATATCCATCAGTGCCGCTTGGGAACTTTCCAGCAATGTACATAGGGCTTCAAGTCTTGAAGAATTGATATCAACTTCCGATTACATTACAATTCACGTGCCCTTTATGGAAAGTACAAAAAATATGATCAACAAAGATATGTTCAGTATTATGAAAAAGGGCGTTCGCTTATTAAACTTCGCAAGGGGTGGCCTTGTTAACAACCAAGATCTTTTGGAGGCTATAGATAATGGTACAATAGCCTGTTATGTAACCGACTTCCCATCCGATGAACTGCTGGGAATAGAAAACATCATTGCAATACCTCATCTTGGTGCATCAACCCCTGAATCGGAAGAAAACTGTGCATTAATGGCTGCTATGCAATTACGTGATTTCCTTGAAAAAGGTCATATAAAAAACTCTGTTAACTTCCCTGATTCGGAGTTGGCACGTTCCGGCGATACAAGAGTACTTGTAGCCCATGATAATATTCCAAACATGTTTGGACAGATAACTTCCCTTATAGCTTCATATAAAATAAATATCGGCGATATGTTAAGCCGTCACAAAAATAAAATTGGTTATACTATTTTGGATATTGAAGGTTCAATACCAGAAGAAGCAGTTAAAGGATTAAAAGCAATAAACGGTGTCAGAATGGTAAGGGTGATAGAAAAAACTTGAGGGGCATCAATTTAGCCCCTCTTTTTATTTTAAGCTATAATTCTACTGCTTTATATTATAAAAAAATAAGATCTATTATGATTTTAGTTCAATCATACTCTTTGTCATTAATTAATATTATTCCATATTTACCTATTGCAGCTTTATCGACCTGACTCTATATCTATATATCCCCGAAGGAGCATTTACCGCAAAAACCTCACCCTTCTTCTTGCATAGCAAAGCCTTTCCCATTGGAGACAGAATCGTAATACAGTCATGTTCAGTATTAACAGCTTCCGGTTCAATCAGCATATAATTAAAAATTTCATTTTCTTCAACATCTTCTATCTCAACAAGACTATTTAAACAAACAAACGGGAATTCATTCTCGGATACTTCAGAAAATGACACGTTTTTTACAGCACTATCCAAATTGCTTATGTAATTGTTAATTAACTCTTCAAACTCATCCCTTTGCTTATTATACTCAGGGAAGTATGAGTTGATAATATTGTTTTTCCTTTCCTCAAAATCCACTAAATGAGCAAGTAAATTTTCATAAGCAGATTTTGTAATTATGACTTTCTCCTGCATAAAAATACCTCCATTCTACAAGTAATTAAATGGAATTTTCCTCAAAAAAAAGCAAAGGCACTTTGCCCCAAAAAGGCAAAGTACCATATGTAATATCATACCATATTTGTTGTGCTGTGTCAAAAAATTTAAAATACTTTAAAAAATCTTACTTAAATTTGTTAACATAATACATCTATAAATCATTTCGCTTCAATGAACTGAACCAATTCTTGATTGAATATTTCACGCTGATCATAGAACAGGAAATGCCCACACTTGTCAATAGGTATTAGCTTGGAATTTCTGATACTATTCTTTTGAGCTATGGCCAAAGGAAATAGACATACCCTATCATTAATACCGTGAAGAATCAAAGTTGGAACCTTTATAGCAAATAAATCATTAAATAGTTCTTCTTCCCCCAACCATGTTTTCGCTATGGCTACAGTAGACCAACTCGCTGCCTGAAGCCCCAATTGAAAAATCCAATCGGAGAAGGGTGCACTGACCGGATTATAAAAAATCATATTACCAAATCCTCTCAACATGCTGGGCCGATCGGTGTATGTACCCTGGATGATATTAATTATAGTCTGTTTTGGCAAACCATATGGGAAATACGGGCGATGGATAAGACTGGGGGCCGCCGCAGCAAACAGAGCAAGTTTTGACACCCCATAACCATCGTGTCTTGCCATATACCTTACACAAATTGCACCTCCTGTTGAATGCCCTCCAAGAACAATATTCTGCAATTTAAGTGTTTCAATAACAACTCTAATGTCATCGGACAATCGGTTATAATCATAACCTGTCCAAGGCTTGTCTGACTGTCCGAATCCCCTGCAATCCATTCCAATACACCTATATCCCAGTTGGGGCAATAGATTAAACTGATATTCAAACAATTTATGATTGCCCGGCCAGCCGTGAATAAATAGAATTGTCTTGGTGCCTTCAGGATTTATATCTTCTACATATACCTTTACATTCTTTTCAACTTCAATATACAATCCCATATAATTTCTCCTCAATCTATGAAAATTTCTCGTATTATAAGTATTCATTGAAGAATTGCAGTGTGATTATAAAATTTTGCTTTTCCGGCTCTTATGAATTTCGATAAAATTGGAAGGATAAAGAAAAACCGCCTGAAAGATTTAAGTTAAATCTTTCAGGCGGTTTGTTTCATACTATTATTATCTGTCCAAATACTCAAAACACTTCGCAATCATTGTAAAGAGTTCAGCCCTTGTGACGTTTTTATCGGGCATGAAAGTATTGTCATTATAACCCTTTATTATTCCCAAATTACATGCCGTATTGACATACCTCTTAGACCATGAGGCAATCTTTTCGTCATCTGCGAAAGAATTAACAGAAATATCCGACGGTTCGAATTTGAAAGTCTTCATCAGCATTATAACTACTTCCTGTCTTGTTACATTTCTTGAAGCCCTAAAAGTATTGTCCTCATATCCGCTTACCACTTTCATGTCTAAAGCGGTCTTTAGAAATCCCTTCACCCAATCGGGTATTTCATTTTTATCTGCAAAATCAAATTGGGGATTTTCCGCCGGGCCATATCCAATTGCCTTCATAAGTGCTGTTATAGCTTCTGCCCTGGTTATATTATTATCAGGCTTTATTGTTCCATCGGGATAGCCTTGGACAACTCCCATACTTATCAGTCTTAAAATATATAGTTTTGCCCAGTGTGTGTCTATATCCTTCGGAACCTGAATGTTACCTGTTGGTGGTGTAGATATTGGAGTTACTTGTTCTGGCGGTAACGTTGGTATTACTGGAAATTCAGTAGATGTCGGTATCGGTGTTGAGGTAACTGTTGGTGTCGAAAATGGTGTTGGAGTTAAAGTTGGTGTAAAATTCGAAGTTGGAGTAGGAATCGAAGTTGGAGTAATAATCGAAGTTGGAGTAGGAGTTACTGTAGGTGTTGATGTTGGTATAACTGACGGTATCGCAGCCTTTCCGATCACAACTGCACCATTGTTATATAAAATTCCTTTAATTTCATCAATTCCTGTTGTGAATACAGCAGATCTGGAAAGGTTATATGTAAGGAAAGATACACCGTCACTGGCATTGTCAGCAATAGTAAATTTAATATATGCCATTGTACCGTCATTTTTTATTACTCTGCTTTCGTCAGCCGGTGCTTCAAAAACCATTGCCACAAAACCTTTAGTATTATTCACATTGGAGTAAAAATCACTCGGATTGATTATCAATTCTCCCGGTGTAATACTCACTGAACTAAATATTTCAGGATTAAAATCCACCCAAAAGCTGCATGTATAAATCCCTGATTCAGGGACGTTTTTAACTGTCAAAGGTACTGTAACAGTCGTGCCTTTTTCTCCTCTTAAAACAGCAAGATTTACCTGCATTGAATCATCGGCATATGTAAATGAAGTAAACAAGTAGCATACAGTTAAAACCGTTACTATAACAATGCACCATACTTTACGGAAACTAAACAGCCTGTCCTTTATACCCATCTATTAATCCTTCCTTTCTCGGAAAACGTTTGATAATATAGAAATAATTTCTATACAGTAAAAATAACAACCCTTCCACTAGATATATTTTTATTATACAATAAATATCTCATCGTTGCCATAGTCTAAAGTCCATAACCGCATCCGGCTATATCAAGCAGCCTTTTCTCATTAATATTATAGACTACTCTGCTATGGAATAAAAAATAATTACGCCTTTTTATCAGATAAAAAAGGCGTAATCCATATAAGTTAAATTTCTTATTAATTTATTTCTTCAGCATAATGTTCCGGATAGAAGCTGATAAGCCATTTATCATACATTAAGCTATTCTTTTAAAAGTGCTCCTTCCCTGTAATTGTTCATCGGATCCCACAAAAACCACTCTTCAAAACCGGCATCATATACTGCCTGAATTTGCTGTCTAACCTGTTCATCTTCATAATACTGCCAATTCCCCGCGCCAATCCATGTTGCGGTAAAGTCCTGCAAATAGGTCCTAAGTATGGGTTTATGTCCCTCAACTTTCTCATACCTTGCCTTAGCTTTGAGCAGAGTATTTTTTACAACTCCATAGGGGTCCAGGTCAGGTTTTGGAAATTTGACATTGTTAATAATCTGTCCGAGTGCATAGTGGGAAGGATAAGCCATAGGGCACAGGTAGTCAAGGTTTTCACCTATATACTCAAAATATTGTCCAATTCCCTCAGTATCCCCAGGACTCTCCAATATAATTGCAAATACATCCCCGGACAGTATTGCATTCGGTAGTTGTTTTCTTGCAAAGGCCAGAAAGTCATTTATAACCTCATACATTTCTCTGTCATCTTTACCTTCAAAAACCATCTGGCTCTTTTTTCCGTCCGGAAATCTTATATAGTCAAACTGTACTTCATCAAAACCTTTTTCAAGAGCTTCCTTTGCAAGATCAATATTATACTGCCATGCATCCATGTTATATGGATTTACCCAATTCATTTTATTATGAACATAAAGTCCGCCTTCAGGATTCTTTATAGCCATTTCCGGCTTCTTTTGAGCAAGTATCGGATCTTTAAAGCATACTATTCTTGCTATAGCATAGATATTGTTATCGTGTAATTTCTTTATAACCTCATCAACATCATATATCTTTTGAATTGCACCGATTTCCGATGCTAAAGGCACTTCAGATTCATAGCTGACAATACCGTAGTCATTTTTTACATCTATAACATAACTGTTAATTTCGGTATTATTGGCCAGTTCAATATAGTGATCAAGCCTTGCCCCTGCTGACGAAGCAGTTAAGTATAAACCCTTCGCCTTAACCCTCTTCTGATTGTATTTGGGAAGTTCCGGAGTGCTGGTTGGTGTGCTTTCAACTACATCATCTGTTGCCACCGGAGTAGGAGTAGAAACAGATACAGGCTTGTTTTGTACTGTAGTTGCACGGGTACTGCTGCTTGAAATACATGCAGATAATGATACTGAGATCATACAGACAAGAAAGGATAACGCTGTTCTTCTTAGAATACTCTTTTTCATAAGTAAAAAACCCCCATATTTATTTTTTGACTTCAAGAATAAACAAGAAATGCCTTTATGATAATAATACTATATCAAACATAATTCCAAAGCACAATAGCAGTTTATGGACTTTTTGAAACAAAAGGATTTCAATAATGGATGTTTTACAGTCTTTTTAATTTTTTCTTTCTGATTTAACACATTTTAGAATTTGCTCATATAATGACACAGAATATTTTTAAAGGAGATTGAAATAATGTTCCCGTTTCCAATAATAGGTGTAGCTTTAGCCAGTAGAATATTATTGTCGCAAAAAAGCAAAGATCAAAACTCACCAAATAAGCCCTATATAGGAAGACCCGGTTTTATGCCCATTAACAGGAATCCTTTTGAAGTATTTTTCAAAGGGTTAAACAGACAATTGTCAAGCCTATTTCCCCGACAGGCTCATGAAAATTTCTACGCAATTGCTAAAAATTTTGTACCTGAAGATGCATATATACTCAAACCAAAATACCCTTTAAACTCTGATATAATTAGTCTTGGAGATATTGACGGTGACTCTCGGGATGAATTAATTGTATCCTACAGGCATAATGATGAAATTAAAACTATTATACTGAAAAAAGAAAACAATAACTGGCAAAAGGTCGGCGAAATATCCGATTCCGGTTATGAAAACATTAATTACAGAAAAATTATTGATTTTACCGGCGAAGGAAAGAAGCAAATTTTATTGGGTTTGTCCTCAAAGGATAAAAGTCCGGTTTTGCGCTGTTACTCAATTAATCAAGACAGCATTAATGAAATTTTCAACTCAAATTATCACAGACTTCAAGTTCTTAAGGCATCAGGCAATGACAGAAATAACTCGAAATCAAAACTTGCCATATGGGAAAAAGCCGAGGACGATACCTATAATATTCGATTGCTTCAATGGAACGGTTCACAGCTTGAACCGGCTGGTGGCGTAAGTACATATTATTCGAACAATGTTGTTCCCTACTATTTGAAAAAAGTAAAAAAAGAACCCAACTCACCGCAAAACTGGTATAATCTTGCCAATTCGCTTGCAGAAGCCGGAATGAAAAGAGATGCATTAATTGCATGTGAATTCGGTATGCAATACGACTCAAACAATAAATTTAAGGAAAGATTTGAAGCCCTAATAAATAGAATTCCAAATGGATAAATATTGTAAACTGTGTTGAATTTTTATTAATATGACAATGTATAAATACTATCCCTTTTATCTAAAAACTCTGATCTCCCCTTTCAAAAAGTAACAAAAGCCAAAAATTAAACTTAATATGATAACCTGTTTAAAGAATCGTGTAAATACAGCCCTAAGAACTTATTAATACTTAGGGCTGCTCAATTTTTATTAAAGTTAACTTTAAGTCAGTTATTATTCCTTTATATTATTTATCTATTATTTCAAGAAGTTTAGACTTTTCTTCACAATCCTCGCAACTGTTAAGAAAATCTCTCCATGAATCTTTCATATATTTCACAGAAAGGTCATCAGTATCGGAGAATGATGACATAATTTCAATCAATCGCTGGTAATTATCCTTCAATAACTCAGTACATTTCACAGTAATATCATCACTTTCAGGAGGAATTTCAAACATCCCCATTTCATTTTTGTCATATTCGGATACAAATTCGGATTTTTCATCATCCCATTTGAAGATTACTCTCTTTTTCCCTTCTATAGTTATATTGCCTAAATCGTCATCAATATCAATGTCCAAATTATAAAACTTTCTTATTGTATAATCAACTGTCAGGCTCATATCGCTGCCGGTATTAAATTTAATATTGTCGGCAATCAATTCATATCCCCAAAGTCCCGGCTGTGTGAAATCCAAATAAGGAAAACCTAAAACAAGCTTTTTGCCGTTATCACTTAATAAATACCATTCCTCAAAATTTCTATCCAAACCTATCCCATGATCTCTGCATATTCTTCCCACAATAAACACATTATCTCCGGCCTTTTCCAAACGGTATTCCGTTCCGGCAGATCTATGCCCATAATCTATATAATCAATAAATTTGTCTTCTTTAAAAAATAAAATCCTTAAGTCAAAGTTGTTATAAAACTCCAAAACCGTATAGGGTTTTTCCTGAGTGTTCAAAACCTTCTTGTGTTTTTCCAATCTATTAGGTTCACGCCCATTCCAGCTCTCTATATTGAGGTTATTACAGATATAATCCATGTAGTAAGGCGGCTTTTCATTAAATAGCGCCTCAATTTCATCCGGGGTCAAACTCTTTTCTTCTTTGGCGTTAGTACCGAATATATCATTAAACCCATTGACAAACTTATCATCAGCTCTAATATCAATTATCATTTTGTCCGTATATAACCGATATATTCCGGTTCTTTCCAAATCTTCTGCTACAATATAATTTGAAACTGAAATCAGTTGGGTATATCTACTATCCGAATTAATCTCGATAAAATTTTGTGGGTTTTCAAAAATTAGACTTCTGCAATTTTTCATTGCATTTTGCCTATTCTGTTCCATTAAATCACGGCTATATATTTTTTCAGCATAGATAATTTCAAACTTCCGGTTCAAGAAGTTCTCTTCCAAAAAATTATATAACTTTGCATAAACTTCATATTGGTTTATTTTTCTGCTTCCTTTATCACATATATTGACTGAAGATATCTCTCCAGGCAAAGAAATAGTTGCCGGTGTTTCGATATGTTGGGGATCTAATACTTTACCATAATAAAAAAATCTAACATTATCAGATATCCAGTTATCCAACTCGTAATCGCCACTTTCCAAAACTGTATTTCCAATAATAACTTTTTCACTAAATGAAATTGCCTTTCCGGAAAAAACTAATTTCAAAACCGATTCTCCACCCTCAAAGATCTCGGCCTCATATTCAGAAGTCCATTTTTCACTTGTTTTTGTGAAGTTCATACTTCTAATAAAATCGCAGAATTCCCGTACTATGCCGTCTTTAATAAGTATTGAATCCTGACCTGTACGCAAGTCTTTAATTTTAATGCTGGATATTTTAATTTCATTAAAATTCAATGCATTTTCATACTTTGCAGAAGTGGGAAGTAAAATTTCATTGTCGGTCTTTTTTTCATCTTCAGAACAGGCTGTGAGAACAAAAATCCCTATCAATGCAGCCAATATCAATTTAAATTTATTCAAACCAAACACCTCATTATCAAAAATTAAATTGAATACTGCACAATTATATCAAAGTGTGAAATAAAGGAAAAGAAAATAATAAATTTATAGATCAGTATTTAATACATATCAGATTCATAAAATTTTTAAGTGTAAAAAACTTTTCAGAATCCTATTTACTCCGTTTCCTCATGTTTTCAAAAGGATTAATATGGATGCGCTGAAAACAAAGCAAAAATATAGAATCATATAATAAAAAATATACCGTCCCTGGTATATTACCAATGAACGGTATATATAATTATCTAATATTTTAAATGGTCCATTGACCGTGGGCTATACATACAAGATACCACTGACCGTCATACTTTTCGAAAACCAGTCTCAGACTTGACCAATCCATCCCGTCATAACCAGGATTAAATCCGGAAAAGTAGTAGTCTATGAATTTAGCTTCAGGATAAACATCAGAAATATTTACAATAGTGTTTCCCGATTGCAGAATTTCATTGTATGCCACCTTTTCTGCATTGGCAAAATCGTGATCATATATAAATTTTTCGTAATATTGTTTAAAGGTCAACTCAATTGGCTCACCGGAACCGTCATATTCTCCCCAGGTGTACACTTTCTCCGACTCCAACAAGCCTTTTATTTGTTCCTTTGTAAACACTCTGTGCTTATCCAACTCAATGTGGGAATAGGGAGAAAACAGCACACCTTTTACAGGATGTACAAGTGAAGACAGCTTTTCCATATCCTTTTCCTTAAGTGCCTGAACAGCTATTTTGGATCTTGCTTCAACTTCAGCTTTTATTTCACTTGGACTTTTCTCTATAATATCATCATTTCTTTTAAAGGGACCGTCAAACACAGCATGTATATATACTTCCCTCTTTTGCCCTTCTATAAGAAACTGAACTTTATCAATACCGGGTAGTTCTGTCATTGTATTGACTATTGAATATAGAGCCATTAATTCTCCGGCCGACCCTCCCGGGTTGTTATCAACAAACTCCCTGGAAAGGTCAAGGGTACATATACCGCCTTCGGTTGATGCCGATAAAA
It includes:
- a CDS encoding GreA/GreB family elongation factor, which gives rise to MQEKVIITKSAYENLLAHLVDFEERKNNIINSYFPEYNKQRDEFEELINNYISNLDSAVKNVSFSEVSENEFPFVCLNSLVEIEDVEENEIFNYMLIEPEAVNTEHDCITILSPMGKALLCKKKGEVFAVNAPSGIYRYRVRSIKLQ
- a CDS encoding MutS-related protein, with amino-acid sequence MVAKEKYERRRKKYSLLYEKYSKAIDVVSNLRLAVFITGIALTVFLFIIRYYFIMAAIIIAFLVTFAYLMNEHDKLFKARLYSSIFVKINEDSLKRLNGEWECFQDSGKDFLDENHKYAYDLDIFGDRSLFQWINVANTFLGRKALSKLLLGYSKEPELIKKRQEAVKELAANPGWRQKFLAESLVVSEKISDPQNLINWAKEQYEFYEKPWLVIVVKLLPVITIPSLILAFNTEVVPYYVPAFLVLIQYFMLKYKNRERNEIFKISDRFSKDIGVYRNMIKIFENKNFQSDLLKEIQSRMAGKTGKPAYEQINGLAKIIDSISSRHVPLYLIFNLLTLWDYRNMIILEKWKAASGKYLEAWLEGVGEVEALSSLAIIRHDNPDWVMPEINEDEISKFEALNIGHPLITSNRVCNHLNFSSPVKVLLITGSNMSGKSTLLRTAGINLVLAYAGAPVCARDFRASVMDIHSCMRVSDNLGKSISSFYAELLRIKEILKEAKEGKKVFFLLDEIFKGTNSRDRHTGARVLIEELCKTKSIGMVSTHDFELCDLEQKNPKIKNYHFEEYYKDNKIYFDYKLRKGVSTTRNAIYLMRMAGLDIDESLI
- a CDS encoding alpha/beta fold hydrolase produces the protein MGLYIEVEKNVKVYVEDINPEGTKTILFIHGWPGNHKLFEYQFNLLPQLGYRCIGMDCRGFGQSDKPWTGYDYNRLSDDIRVVIETLKLQNIVLGGHSTGGAICVRYMARHDGYGVSKLALFAAAAPSLIHRPYFPYGLPKQTIINIIQGTYTDRPSMLRGFGNMIFYNPVSAPFSDWIFQLGLQAASWSTVAIAKTWLGEEELFNDLFAIKVPTLILHGINDRVCLFPLAIAQKNSIRNSKLIPIDKCGHFLFYDQREIFNQELVQFIEAK
- a CDS encoding S-layer homology domain-containing protein, with translation MGIKDRLFSFRKVWCIVIVTVLTVCYLFTSFTYADDSMQVNLAVLRGEKGTTVTVPLTVKNVPESGIYTCSFWVDFNPEIFSSVSITPGELIINPSDFYSNVNNTKGFVAMVFEAPADESRVIKNDGTMAYIKFTIADNASDGVSFLTYNLSRSAVFTTGIDEIKGILYNNGAVVIGKAAIPSVIPTSTPTVTPTPTSIITPTSIPTPTSNFTPTLTPTPFSTPTVTSTPIPTSTEFPVIPTLPPEQVTPISTPPTGNIQVPKDIDTHWAKLYILRLISMGVVQGYPDGTIKPDNNITRAEAITALMKAIGYGPAENPQFDFADKNEIPDWVKGFLKTALDMKVVSGYEDNTFRASRNVTRQEVVIMLMKTFKFEPSDISVNSFADDEKIASWSKRYVNTACNLGIIKGYNDNTFMPDKNVTRAELFTMIAKCFEYLDR
- a CDS encoding 3-phosphoglycerate dehydrogenase family protein, with the protein product MFKLQTLNKISPVGLEVFDKAKYEISTELNDPDAIIVRSANMHDMEFSSNLKAIARAGAGVNNIPIEKCTEKGIVVFNTPGANANAVKELVIAGLLISSRKVINGIQWAQSLKGNGSEVEKMVEKGKSQFEGPEIKGKRLGVIGLGAIGVMVANDALALGMDVIGFDPYISISAAWELSSNVHRASSLEELISTSDYITIHVPFMESTKNMINKDMFSIMKKGVRLLNFARGGLVNNQDLLEAIDNGTIACYVTDFPSDELLGIENIIAIPHLGASTPESEENCALMAAMQLRDFLEKGHIKNSVNFPDSELARSGDTRVLVAHDNIPNMFGQITSLIASYKINIGDMLSRHKNKIGYTILDIEGSIPEEAVKGLKAINGVRMVRVIEKT
- a CDS encoding putative glycoside hydrolase, with product MKKSILRRTALSFLVCMISVSLSACISSSSTRATTVQNKPVSVSTPTPVATDDVVESTPTSTPELPKYNQKRVKAKGLYLTASSAGARLDHYIELANNTEINSYVIDVKNDYGIVSYESEVPLASEIGAIQKIYDVDEVIKKLHDNNIYAIARIVCFKDPILAQKKPEMAIKNPEGGLYVHNKMNWVNPYNMDAWQYNIDLAKEALEKGFDEVQFDYIRFPDGKKSQMVFEGKDDREMYEVINDFLAFARKQLPNAILSGDVFAIILESPGDTEGIGQYFEYIGENLDYLCPMAYPSHYALGQIINNVKFPKPDLDPYGVVKNTLLKAKARYEKVEGHKPILRTYLQDFTATWIGAGNWQYYEDEQVRQQIQAVYDAGFEEWFLWDPMNNYREGALLKE
- a CDS encoding GerMN domain-containing protein; protein product: MKCNFNLDDIIKFSENQLSDEEKRRIKEHLDVCEKCRRHYGVLKYTEVYAKDNSLVSENISKKVMEVIDVNRYSKDKKFGLGGSFYRAMPVIKPILASAAVLVLVIAGAARFGKFGLFKINSGSMGPSPTDSVIEPRNTNTAVLPESTSLDKEPAEKMVVTLYYANSNADKVVPEKREIEIGKDTQIERAVFEELQKDPKSEGLYNAIPKGTRLLSASTEGGICTLDLSREFVDNNPGGSAGELMALYSIVNTMTELPGIDKVQFLIEGQKREVYIHAVFDGPFKRNDDIIEKSPSEIKAEVEARSKIAVQALKEKDMEKLSSLVHPVKGVLFSPYSHIELDKHRVFTKEQIKGLLESEKVYTWGEYDGSGEPIELTFKQYYEKFIYDHDFANAEKVAYNEILQSGNTIVNISDVYPEAKFIDYYFSGFNPGYDGMDWSSLRLVFEKYDGQWYLVCIAHGQWTI